From Ananas comosus cultivar F153 linkage group 8, ASM154086v1, whole genome shotgun sequence, one genomic window encodes:
- the LOC109714191 gene encoding mediator of RNA polymerase II transcription subunit 12 isoform X1 produces the protein MQRYSASSCGSGVSNSAVGAASGRENARADSPFASSNFPPNTRRQPQLAPYKLKCEKEPLNSRLGPPDFYPQTPTCPEETLTREYLQSGYKESVEGIEEVREIILSQVGYFIKPEVTLRCKEAIRKRFRAINESRAQKRKAGQVYGVPLSGSLLIKPGVFPEQRPCGEDFRRKWIEALSQQHKRLRSLSEHVPHGYRRKSLFDVLIRHNVPLLRATWFIKVSYLNQVRPASTSVSSGAPDKAQATRTEQWTKDITDYLQQLLDEFLSKDGSAVPLSGRDQSSPGLMGQPPSAKHRAESSPVISEVEDTSFLFRWWYVVRLLQWHFAEGLVLPSLVIEWVFAQLQEKDSVDALELLLPIVLSMIESISLSQTYARTFVEITIRNLSDLSSGNLSLISSSKKTSVASTLVEMLRYMILSVPDTFVSLDCFPLPSHVAPDIYGRSNIEAVHFETRDAYVRYLSCGHAVSCIQRRASNLGKIVSPNLQGSSAAKVVQTLDKALTMGSMTLAYSSLFEDLSDPAMEERWIAEVSPCLRASLMWIGTIELSLICSIFFLCEWATCDYRDTRTTPSQNVKFTGRKDFSQIYVAVLLLKNKVQEMHSQLTSKNSAPLVIRNSGRSASLNDTSLQAAVVENPSFIRSCTKILDEKRINKKDIFQSPGPFHDIIVCWLDQHEICDSGGLKRVEVLILELIRSGIFHPQVYVRQLIVSGIMDRNDTQLDLERKRRHHKILKQLPASCLFDILEEARIAEAQLLHEVVAVYSTERRLVLRELSDGQSNYVSNRSERNSSGQKQNDHQAGTRDVKHGRTKEQVAQVKTLISNLLRFPYSSSLPIEARSDESKGSVKRPINSSDIKVDFAEGRPGCEECKGSKRQKLDERSSFQGILLNQSDDEDSWWVRKGPKFPESFKVEPPQKTTKQSSRGRQKIVRKTQSLAQLAAARIESSQGASTSHVCDNKVSCPHHKSVGEGEISKDFERGKVQSPVDVGKAIKRLRMVEKRSVALWLLKSVRQLVEGNEKAASKASVTSVFSASTDDRNAVRWRLGEDELLSVLYIFDICCDFVSAVRFLIWLLAKTLSGVSNPTQVGRNIMLPKNRESLICHVGEAFLLSSLQRYENVLVATDLLPEALTAIMPKSTNMIVGRVYGSVAFSYGRNLLKKYKDLVSVVRWEKNYRASGDQKLLAELDAGRSVDGDSVFSSGASAGGEEIDEHIRQKLSGRMPRTVTNMKEIVQRHVEEALHHFYGKERKNIATAPRTPPEKWEDSYQIAHDIVMGLLDCIRQNAGATPDGDPSVVASAVAAIVGNVGLAVAKLPDFSCSNYQNLPSSIKNSLNCARHILSIHIVSLCLLKEALGERYSRIIEIALAVEASSAVSVAFAPPRGHRSQFQVSPEAHDIYGNHSSEVLNNSQKGFGGRATKAAAAVSALVVGALIHGIISLERMIVVFKLKEGLDILQFMRNARSSSNGMSRSVGTFKPENCIELYVHWFRLLVGNCRTVLDGLVGEILGESYILALSRIQRMLPLSLVFPPAYAIFGMVIWRPYILNSNVIMREDIPVYQYLSLAIGEAIRHQPFRDVCFRNSYTFYDLLANDIGDSEFAAMLELQSPDKHLKTMAFIPLRARLFLNALIDCKMPASTIMKEDGSWVSESGELRSNTESEAKLLERLLQILDTLQPAKFHWQWVELRLLLNEQALVEKIETQNMSFVDAIRSLSPNAENFALTESEKRFTEIVLSRILVRPDAAPLYSEVVHLIGKLLQESLVMDTKWFLAGHDVLLGRKSIRQQLLFVAQRKGLPTKAQFWKPWGWSSLGEAVANRGEKRKLEAIAIEEGEVVDECIDHKKLGKMNSQTVDSEGVGSIYQHITEKAFAELILPCIDRSSSELRNLFATELIKQMGVIEQHISTITRNGMKQAGVASVGVEGTSNKANSRKGMRGGGSPVLGRRPTAVSDSVPPSAVALRASLSLRLQFLIRLLPVIFADREPSARNMRQALASIILRLLGSRVVYEDADLSLPPPNPSALKWDAESSMDACVTSLFDRPGESLFERLLSIFHALLSSCKPSWLKPKSAPKSTVKSPRDFPAFDREAAESIQMLQSDLDRMELPLTIKRRIQSAMPFLPPSLPSSIPCHPPILPPSALSPLQSTMLAPAPQQRTAQASRVPTNLSGRSKALPSLDPDMEIDPWTLLEDGTVSASTSSSGGNGSMGGVSVDHANFKACSWLKGAIRVRRTDLTYTGALDDDS, from the exons ATGCAAAGATACTCTGCTTCCAGCTGTGGTTCTGGAGTTAGTAATAGTGCAGTAGGTGCGGCATCTGGAAGGGAAAATGCTAGGGCAGACTCGCCTTTTGCATCATCAAATTTTCCCCCTAATACAAG GCGGCAGCCACAGCTAGCTCCTTACAAGCTAAAGTGCGAAAAAGAGCCACTTAATAGCAG ACTTGGCCCACCTGACTTCTATCCGCAAACTCCAACTTGTCCGGAAGAGACGCTAACTAGAGAATACCTACAATCAGGTTATAAGGAGTCTGTTGAAGGAATTGAG GAAGTCAGAGAGATTATATTGAGTCAAGTTGGGTATTTCATCAAGCCTGAGGTCACATTAAGATGCAAAGAG GCTATACGGAAACGCTTTAGGGCTATCAACGAATCACGTGCTCAGAAGAGGAAG GCTGGCCAGGTTTATGGAGTACCTCTTTCTGGATCATTGCTGATAAAGCCTGGTGTCTTCCCCGAGCAAAGACCATGCGGTGAAGATTTCCGCAGGAAATGGATTGAG GCTTTATCACAGCAGCATAAACGGTTACGTTCGCTATCTGAGCATGTTCCTCATGGTTACAGAAGGAAATCACTCTTTGACGTTCTTATTCGCCATAATGTTCCATTGTTAAGAGCAACATGGTTTATCAAAGTTAGTTATCTTAATCAG GTACGGCCGGCTTCAACCAGTGTTTCATCTGGGGCTCCAGATAAGGCACAAGCAACTCGGACTGAGCAGTGGACTAAGGATATTACAGATTACCTTCAACAGCTGCTGGATGAGTTTTTATCGAAAGATGGCTCTGCCGTACCTTTATCCGGTAGAGATCAATCGTCACCAGGTCTTATGGGTCAACCTCCTTCAGCAAAACACAGAGCTGAATCTTCTCCAGTTATTTCAGAAGTAGAGgatacttcttttcttttcagatGGTGGTATGTGGTGCGCCTTCTGCAATGGCATTTTGCAGAAGGATTGGTTCTCCCCTCTCTTGTTATTGAATGGGTCTTTGCTCAGCTTCAG GAGAAGGATTCAGTTGACGCCTTAGAACTGCTTTTGCCTATTGTACTAAGCATGATAGAGAGCATTTCCCTCTCACAAACGTATGCACGCACGTTTGTGGAAATAACTATTCGAAACCTCAGTGATCTTTCTTCTGGCAATTTGAGTTTAATCAGTAGTTCAAAGAAGACGTCTGTAGCTTCCACTCTAGTGGAAATGCTGCGGTACATGATACTTTCTGTGCCCGACACTTTTGTTTCATTGGACTGCTTTCCTCTTCCATCCCATGTTGCCCCTGATATATATGGTAGAAGTAACATAGAGGCTGTTCACTTTGAGACCCGTGATGCTTATGTTCGGTATTTGTCCTGTGGACATGCTGTTTCCTGTATTCAAAGACGGGCTTCTAATCTTGGAAAGATTGTAAGCCCTAACCTTCAAGGTAGCAGTGCAGCTAAAGTTGTTCAAACTCTGGATAAAGCTCTGACTATGGGCAGCATGACATTGGCATACAGTTCTCTTTTTGAAGATTTATCTGATCCTGCCATGGAAGAAAGATGGATTGCTGAAGTCAGCCCTTGTTTACGAGCTTCTTTAATGTGGATTGGGACCATCGAGTTGTCCCTGATTTGCTCGATATTTTTTCTTTGTGAATGGGCTACATGTGATTATCGAGATACGCGCACCACCCCGTCGCAGAATGTTAAATTTACAGGAAGGAAagatttttctcaaatatatgTTGCAGTCTTGCTATTAAAGAATAAAGTGCAAGAGATGCACAGCCAATTGACTTCGAAGAATAGTGCTCCATTGGTAATTCGTAACAGTGGGAGAAGTGCTTCTCTGAATGACACTTCATTGCAGGCAGCGGTGGTGGAAAATCCTTCTTTTATTAGAAGTTGTACAAAGATCTTGGATgagaaaagaattaataaaaagGATATCTTCCAGAGCCCTGGTCCATTTCACGATATCATTGTTTGCTGGCTTGATCAGCATGAGATTTGTGATTCTGGAGGACTGAAGCGTGTTGAAGTTCTTATTTTGGAGCTTATTCGTAGTGGAATCTTTCATCCTCAAGTGTATGTCAGGCAGCTTATAGTTAGTGGAATTATGGATAGAAACGATACTCAACTTGATctggaaagaaagagaagacaTCACAAAATCTTGAAGCAACTTCCAGCTTCTTGCTTATTTGATATACTAGAAGAAGCTAGAATAGCTGAAGCTCAACTTCTACATGAGGTTGTTGCAGTCTACTCTACTGAGCGGAGACTTGTGCTTCGCGAACTTTCCGATGGTCAGTCCAATTATGTGAGTAATAGAAGTGAGAGGAACTCTTCTGGTCAAAAGCAAAATGATCATCAAGCTGGTACTAGGGATGTTAAGCATGGCAGGACAAAGGAACAAGTTGCACAAGTGAaaactttgatttcaaatttactGAGATTTCCATATTCTTCTTCCTTGCCAATTGAAGCACGGTCAGATGAATCCAAGGGGAGCGTCAAGCGGCCAATAAACTCATCAGATATAAAAGTCGATTTTGCAGAAGGGAGACCTGGATGTGAGGAATGTAAAGGTTCAAAGAGGCAAAAGTTAGATGAAAGAAGTTCTTTCCAAGGAATACTGTTGAATCAGTCAGATGATGAGGATAGTTGGTGGGTAAGGAAGGGGCCCAAGTTCCCAGAGTCATTTAAGGTAGAGCCACCGCAGAAAACAACTAAACAATCCTCAAGAGGCAGGCAAAAAATTGTGCGGAAAACCCAAAGTCTGGCACAGTTGGCAGCTGCTCGGATTGAAAGTAGTCAAGGGGCATCTACTAGTCATGTATGCGATAATAAAGTGAGCTGTCCCCACCATAAATCTGTTGGTGAAGGTGAAATTTCCAAAGATTTTGAACGGGGGAAAGTACAAAGTCCAGTTGATGTTGGAAAAGCTATAAAACGGCTTAGGATGGTTGAGAAGAGGTCTGTCGCACTTTGGTTGCTGAAATCAGTACGGCAACTTGTTGAAGGAAATGAGAAGGCAGCTTCAAAAGCTAGTGTTACGAGTGTCTTTTCTGCGTCAACTGATGATAGGAATGCTGTAAGATGGCGCCTAGGAGAAGATGAACTGTTGTCAGTTCTCTATATTTTTGACATATGTTGTGACTTTGTCTCTGCAGTCAGGTTTCTCATATGGTTGTTAGCTAAGACCCTTAGTGGAGTAAGCAATCCTACTCAAGTTGGGAGAAATATTATGCTGCCCAAGAATAGAGAAAGCCTGATTTGCCATGTTGGGGAAGCATTTCTTCTGTCATCCCTTCAAAG GTATGAGAATGTGCTTGTCGCTACAGATCTTTTGCCTGAAGCTCTTACTGCCATAATGCCCAAAAGCACCAACATGATAGTTGGAAGGGTTTACGGTTCAGTGGCTTTTTCTTATGGTCGAAACTTGTTGAAGAAATACAAAGATTTAGTCAGTGTGGTAAGGTGGGAAAAGAACTATAGAGCTTCAGGTGATCAGAAACTGCTTGCTGAACTTGATGCCGGTCGATCAGTTGATGGTGATTCAGTATTTAGTTCTGGAGCCTCAGCAGGAGGAGAAGAAATCGACGAGCATATACGTCAGAAATTAAGTGGGAGAATGCCAAGAACAGTTACAAACATGAAAGAGATAGTACAGCGACATGTTGAGGAAGCTTTACACCATTTTTAtgggaaagaaaggaaaaatatagCTACTGCTCCCAGGACCCCCCCGGAGAAATGGGAAGATAGTTACCAAATAGCCCATGATATTGTTATGGGTTTACTTGACTGTATCAGGCAGAATGCTGGTGCAACTCCAGATGGCGATCCCTCAGTGGTGGCATCTGCTGTTGCTGCCATTGTTGGCAATGTTGGTCTTGCTGTTGCAAAACTTCCAGATTTCTCATGCAGTAACTACCAAAATCTTCCTTCctctatcaaaaattcattaaattgtGCTCGCCACATCTTAAGTATCCACATAGTCTCTCTTTGCCTTCTCAAGGAAGCTCTTGGAGAACGCTATAGTCGAATAATCGAGATTGCTTTGGCTGTTGAAGCTTCTTCAGCTGTTTCAGTAGCTTTTGCTCCTCCAAGGGGACATCGCAGTCAATTTCAAGTGTCCCCTGAGGCTCATGATATATATGGGAACCATTCAAGTGAGGTTTTGAATAACTCGCAAAAGGGCTTTGGTGGAAGGGCTACAAAAGCTGCAGCAGCTGTGTCTGCACTTGTTGTGGGGGCTCTCATTCATGGGATCATTAGCCTGGAAAGGATGATTGTAGTTTTCAAGCTAAAGGAGGGCTTGGATATTTTGCAATTTATGAGGAATGCTAGGTCCAGTTCTAATGGTATGTCTCGTTCTGTGGGCACTTTTAAGCCAGAAAATTGCATAGAATTATATGTACATTGGTTTAGGCTCCTAGTTGGGAATTGCAGAACAGTACTTGATGGATTAGTTGGAGAGATTCTGGGTGAATCCTATATCCTTGCTCTTTCAAGAATTCAGCGCATGCTTCCACTGAGTTTGGTTTTCCCTCCTGCTTATGCTATATTTGGAATGGTCATATGGAGACCATATATTCTTAATAGCAATGTTATAATGCGTGAAGATATCCCGGTTTATCAGTATCTATCATTGGCCATTGGTGAAGCCATTAGGCATCAGCCTTTTCGCGATGTCTGTTTTCGAAATTCTTATACCTTTTATGACCTCCTAGCTAATGACATTGGTGATTCTGAGTTTGCTGCGATGCTTGAATTGCAGAGTCCTGATAAACATTTGAAAACAATGGCATTTATTCCTCTTCGTGCGAGGCTGTTTCTAAATGCTCTCATTGATTGCAAAATGCCGGCATCCACAATTATGAAGGAAGATGGGTCTTGGGTTTCAGAATCTGGTGAGCTGAGATCAAACACCGAAAGTGAGGCAAAGCTTTTGGAGCGACTTCTGCAAATTTTGGATACCTTGCAACCTGCAAAGTTTCATTGGCAATGGGTGGAATTAAGACTTCTTTTGAATGAACAAGCTCTTGTTGAAAAAATAGAGACCCAGAACATGTCATTCGTAGATGCAATTAGATCCCTATCACCTAATGCTGAAAATTTTGCACTTACTGAAAGTGAAAAACGGTTCACTGAAATTGTTCTGTCCAGAATACTTGTTAGACCTGATGCTGCGCCTCTTTACTCAGAAGTTGTTCACCTTATTGGGAAGCTGCTTCAGGAGTCTCTGGTGATGGATACCAAATGGTTTTTAGCTGGACATGATGTTCTTCTGGGTCGTAAATCCATTAGGCAGCAACTTCTATTCGTAGCTCAAAGGAAGGGACTTCCTACAAAAGCTCAGTTTTGGAAACCATGGGGTTGGTCTTCATTGGGAGAAGCTGTAGCTAATAGAGGTGAGAAGAGAAAGTTGGAAGCTATCGCTATTGAGGAAGGAGAAGTTGTGGATGAATGCATCGATCATAAAAAGTTGGGCAAAATGAACTCTCAAACGGTGGATTCTGAAGGAGTCGGTTCTATTTACCAGCATATAACTGAGAAAGCTTTTGCAGAACTAATATTGCCATGTATAGACAGGAGTTCTAGTGAACTGCGCAATTTGTTTGCCACTGAGTTGATCAAGCAGATGGGCGTAATCGAGCAACACATTAGTACAATAACCCGTAATGGTATGAAACAGGCTGGTGTGGCTTCTGTAGGAGTTGAAGGAACTTCTAACAAAGCCAATAGTCGAAAAGGAATGCGAGGTGGTGGAAGCCCTGTTTTAGGCCGGCGACCTACAGCAGTTAGTGATTCTGTGCCGCCTTCTGCAGTGGCATTAAGAGCATCTCTCTCATTGCGCTTGCAATTTCTTATAAGGTTGCTTCCAGTTATTTTTGCAGACAG GGAACCATCGGCACGGAACATGAGGCAAGCGCTTGCCTCTATCATACTTCGTTTGCTTGGTTCTCGAGTTGTATATGAGGATGCAGacctctctcttcctcctcccaaCCCAAGTGCATTAAAATGGGATGCAGAGTCCTCCATGGATGCTTGTGTTACCTCTTTGTTTGATCGTCCTGGCGAAAGCCTCTTCGAGAGGCTCTTGTCCATCTTCCATGCTTTGCTCAGTAGCTGCAAACCAAGCTGGCTGAAGCCCAAGTCTGCCCCCAAGTCAACCGTTAAATCTCCCCGAGATTTTCCTGCGTTTGATCGTGAGGCAGCAGAGAGCATACAG ATGCTGCAGTCTGACTTGGACCGCATGGAGTTGCCACTGACAATCAAACGGCGTATCCAATCCGCGATGCCATTCCTCCCACCTTCTCTTCCTTCGTCTATTCCATGCCACCCTCCTATACTGCCCCCATCAGCACTCTCACCGCTTCAGTCGACTATGCTCGCTCCAGCGCCGCAACAAAGAACTGCGCAGGCGTCGCGGGTTCCAACCAACCTATCGGGCCGAAGCAAGGCATTGCCATCCCTGGACCCAGACATGGAAATCGACCCGTGGACGCTGCTCGAAGACGGTACAGTTTCTGCTTCTACCTCTAGCAGTGGTGGTAACGGCAGCATGGGGGGTGTCAGTGTGGATCATGCCAATTTCAAAGCTTGTAGCTGGCTTAAGGGAGCCATTAGGGTTAGAAGAACCGATCTTACTTACACGGGAGCTCTCGATGATGATAGCTGA